The following are encoded in a window of Passer domesticus isolate bPasDom1 chromosome 30, bPasDom1.hap1, whole genome shotgun sequence genomic DNA:
- the LOC135287623 gene encoding olfactory receptor 14J1-like yields MSNSSSISHFLLLALADTRQLQLLHFCLLLGISLATLLGNGLIISAVACGHHLHTPMFFFLLNLALSDLGSICTTVPKAMHNSLWDTTTISYTGCAAQHFFYLFFISAEYCLLTIMCYDRYVSICKPLHYRTLLGSRACAHMAAAAWASAFLTALLHTANTFSLPLCHGNVLGQFFCEIPQILKLSCSHSNLKELGLIAISACLALGCFVFIVFSYVQIFRAVLRIPSEQGRHKAFSTCLPHLAVVSLFLSTVMFAHLKSPSMSSPCLDLALSVLYSVVPPALNPLIYSLRNQELKAAVRRLMTGWFQKH; encoded by the coding sequence atgtccaacagcagctccatcagccacttcctgctgctggcattggcagacacgcggcagctgcagctcctgcacttctgcctcttgctgggcatctccctggctaccctcctgggcaacggcctcatcatcagcgccgtagcctgcggccaccacctgcacacgcccatgttcttcttcctgctcaacctggccctcagcgacctgggctccatctgcaccactgtccccaaagccatgcacaattccctctgggacaccaccaccatctcctacacaggatgtgctgcacagcactTTTTCTAtctgttcttcatctcagcagagtattgcctcctgaccatcatgtgctacgaccgctacgtgtccatctgcaaacccctgcactacagaaccctcctgggcagcagagcttgtgcccacatggcagcagctgcctgggccagtgcctttctcactgctctgctgcacacagccaatacattttccctgcccctgtgccatggcaatgtcctgggccagttcttctgtgaaatcccccagatcctcaaaCTCTCCTGTTCACACTCAAACCTCAAGGAACTTGGGCTCATTGCTATTAGTGCCTGTTTAGCacttggctgttttgtgttcattgttttttcctatgtgcagatcttcagggctgtgctgaggatcccctctgagcaggggcgtcacaaagccttttccacctgcctccctcacctggctgtggtctctctgttcctcagcactgtcATGTTTGCTCACCTGAAGtccccctccatgtcctccccatgcctggatctggccctgtcagttctgtactcggtggtgcctccagccctgaaccccctcatctacagcctgaggaaccaggagctcaaggctgcagtgaggagactgatgactggatggtttcagaaacattaa